A genomic window from Haladaptatus caseinilyticus includes:
- a CDS encoding MBL fold metallo-hydrolase, translating to MEITLLGTGDTTGTPTPGCDCETCSVARERDIERSRFSVHVRNEVTGECLLIDASPDFRQQFLTHDVPLPDELIITHIHFDHLDGLGNAYRLFDSLPVHAANELDPEKDESVAETIRSKFDYLDRISVHDHDPLSSFSACGFDVTLFPVEHPPLLCYGVVVEGNGSKLVLSGDTSYGIPDPSREVMTDPDLFLADAIVPASLCEYHPAGGRHHTEDGVPRTFGYKHMTREGALSMANEIGAEETRLVHVSHFYPAEEAFEEPLAIDGERYYI from the coding sequence ATGGAAATCACTCTCCTCGGCACCGGCGACACAACGGGGACGCCGACGCCCGGATGCGATTGTGAGACCTGTTCTGTGGCACGTGAACGCGATATCGAGCGTTCGCGATTTTCGGTTCACGTCCGCAACGAGGTGACGGGGGAATGCCTTCTCATCGACGCCAGTCCCGACTTCCGACAGCAGTTTCTCACCCACGATGTGCCGCTTCCGGACGAACTCATCATTACGCATATCCATTTCGATCATCTGGACGGGCTCGGGAATGCCTACCGCCTGTTCGACTCATTGCCGGTTCACGCCGCGAACGAACTCGATCCCGAGAAAGACGAGAGCGTCGCCGAGACGATTCGGAGCAAGTTCGACTATCTCGATCGGATATCGGTTCACGATCACGACCCGCTCTCCTCGTTTTCGGCTTGTGGATTCGATGTGACACTCTTTCCGGTCGAACATCCACCGTTGCTCTGCTACGGAGTGGTCGTCGAAGGGAACGGTTCGAAACTCGTCCTTTCGGGGGATACGAGCTACGGGATTCCAGACCCTTCCCGAGAGGTGATGACTGACCCCGATCTCTTTCTCGCGGATGCGATCGTTCCAGCCTCGCTTTGTGAATACCATCCCGCAGGTGGCCGACATCATACCGAAGACGGCGTTCCACGCACGTTCGGATACAAACACATGACGCGAGAGGGAGCGCTCTCGATGGCAAACGAAATCGGCGCTGAGGAGACACGACTCGTCCACGTTTCGCATTTTTACCCCGCAGAAGAAGCGTTCGAGGAACCGTTGGCGATAGACGGTGAACGATATTACATCTAA
- a CDS encoding GTP-dependent dephospho-CoA kinase family protein, translated as MADTVVSLPRALRSELKEPLGPIFTDAETLLDSAGSPLVAVGDVVTYHLESAGVTPNVALVDGLTKRDTVEPKIRNAVSDDARHVTVTNPAGVLTDALLSALTDAIAAPEATVLVVDGEEDLAALPAVLAVPDGGTVVYGQPDEGMVLVDVTPSVKSHVSDLLARMDGDIDRLFSLVDYGRRS; from the coding sequence GTGGCGGACACCGTCGTCTCGCTCCCTCGCGCACTGCGAAGTGAGCTCAAGGAACCGCTCGGTCCGATTTTCACCGATGCAGAGACGCTTCTGGACTCCGCAGGCAGTCCACTCGTCGCCGTCGGCGACGTCGTAACGTATCATCTCGAATCCGCCGGGGTCACGCCGAATGTAGCGCTGGTCGATGGGCTGACGAAACGCGACACGGTCGAACCGAAAATTCGGAATGCAGTGAGCGACGACGCCCGCCACGTCACGGTCACGAATCCGGCCGGAGTGCTCACCGACGCTCTTCTCTCCGCGCTAACCGATGCGATTGCCGCACCCGAAGCGACCGTTCTCGTCGTTGACGGCGAAGAGGACCTCGCGGCATTACCTGCCGTACTCGCAGTCCCGGATGGAGGGACCGTCGTCTACGGTCAACCGGACGAGGGCATGGTTCTCGTGGACGTGACTCCATCCGTCAAAAGCCACGTTTCGGACCTCCTGGCCCGAATGGATGGCGATATCGACCGGCTCTTCTCACTCGTCGATTACGGACGGCGTTCATAA
- a CDS encoding winged helix-turn-helix domain-containing protein yields the protein MSSDTPLQECDDCLAPAEAFSVIANETRLSILEALWQAPERPVRFSELRKDVGMRDSAQFNYHLQQLADHFVVQTDEGYDFRQAGKKVVSAILAGSFNEHPRRDPIELDETCTNCNIHLQATYEDETLVIACPDCTKLHGSYPFPPGGLNDRTDDEIMDAFNQRVRHLHCLAADGVCPECNGKMGTTVTHDTEDVLGTEVRVNHRCEQCRHQLRSTVGLSLLDQSQVVTFYSDHGTDLCTKPFWALPWCVSDEHTTIRSDGPWEIEVTIPLADDELRVVVDGDLNVVEIGRCRGGQTDENTTVTDTDTAANGTE from the coding sequence ATGAGCAGTGATACGCCGTTACAGGAGTGCGACGACTGTCTCGCTCCGGCGGAGGCGTTTTCGGTCATCGCCAACGAAACCCGACTTTCGATTCTGGAGGCGCTCTGGCAGGCACCTGAGCGCCCGGTTCGGTTCTCGGAACTGCGTAAGGACGTCGGAATGCGTGACAGCGCTCAGTTCAACTACCATCTCCAGCAGTTGGCCGACCACTTCGTTGTTCAAACCGACGAGGGCTACGACTTCCGACAGGCCGGGAAGAAGGTCGTCAGCGCAATTTTGGCCGGATCCTTCAACGAACATCCCAGGCGAGATCCGATCGAACTGGACGAGACCTGTACGAATTGTAACATTCACCTGCAGGCAACCTACGAGGACGAAACGCTGGTCATCGCGTGTCCCGACTGCACGAAACTCCACGGAAGCTATCCCTTCCCACCGGGAGGATTGAACGACCGGACGGACGACGAAATCATGGACGCGTTCAACCAACGCGTTCGCCACCTCCACTGTCTCGCCGCCGACGGCGTCTGCCCGGAGTGTAACGGGAAGATGGGGACGACCGTGACCCATGACACGGAAGACGTTCTCGGGACCGAAGTTCGAGTGAACCATCGTTGTGAGCAGTGTCGCCACCAACTTCGTTCGACGGTCGGGCTGTCGCTTCTCGACCAATCGCAGGTCGTCACCTTCTACAGCGACCACGGAACCGACCTCTGTACGAAACCGTTCTGGGCACTCCCGTGGTGCGTGAGCGACGAACACACCACGATACGCTCGGACGGTCCATGGGAGATCGAAGTCACGATTCCCCTTGCGGACGACGAACTACGCGTCGTCGTTGACGGCGACCTGAACGTCGTCGAAATCGGGCGTTGTCGCGGGGGACAGACGGACGAAAATACCACCGTGACGGATACAGACACTGCGGCAAACGGAACCGAGTGA
- a CDS encoding DNA-directed RNA polymerase encodes MYKRVRLKDTVEVPPQFLADVTPGLVQRLLQDKLEGRMDEDVGSVVSVTKVHDIGQGAVLPNRPGVYYDAEFDAVTFDPQMQEVVDGEVVEVVNFGAFVGIGPVDGLLHVSQISDEYLAFDEENQQLASRESNRTLGVGDSVRARIVTKSIDERNPRESKIGLTAKQVGLGKHGWLKEDREKRQPATESE; translated from the coding sequence ATGTACAAACGGGTTAGACTGAAAGATACGGTCGAGGTACCTCCCCAGTTCCTCGCGGACGTAACGCCGGGGCTGGTGCAGCGGCTACTACAGGACAAGCTCGAAGGACGGATGGACGAAGACGTCGGCAGTGTCGTCAGCGTCACCAAAGTTCACGATATCGGCCAAGGTGCGGTGCTTCCAAACCGCCCGGGCGTCTACTACGATGCGGAGTTCGACGCCGTAACATTCGACCCCCAGATGCAGGAGGTCGTGGATGGAGAGGTCGTGGAAGTCGTCAACTTCGGTGCGTTCGTCGGCATCGGGCCGGTAGACGGACTGCTCCACGTGTCCCAGATTTCGGACGAATATCTCGCATTCGACGAAGAGAACCAACAACTCGCCTCCCGCGAGTCCAACCGTACGCTCGGTGTCGGTGACTCGGTTCGAGCACGAATCGTTACGAAGAGCATCGACGAGCGCAACCCACGCGAGAGCAAGATCGGCCTCACGGCGAAGCAGGTCGGGCTGGGTAAACACGGCTGGCTGAAGGAGGACCGTGAAAAACGCCAACCGGCAACCGAGAGTGAGTAA
- a CDS encoding PIN domain-containing protein — MALTVAMDTSALMMPVESNIRVFDELDRLLGQFECVVPRAVVSELDGLSQGGGAEATAATVGADLATRCDPIDHHESYADDALVELAPEFDFVVTNDAPLRDRLLDAGVPVIHIRGGNKLAITQP; from the coding sequence ATGGCTCTCACGGTCGCCATGGATACGAGCGCGCTCATGATGCCCGTCGAATCTAACATCAGGGTGTTCGACGAACTCGACCGGCTGTTAGGCCAGTTCGAGTGCGTCGTCCCTCGCGCTGTCGTCTCCGAACTCGACGGGCTTTCACAGGGCGGTGGCGCGGAAGCGACCGCTGCCACCGTTGGCGCGGACTTGGCGACTCGCTGTGACCCCATCGATCATCACGAATCGTACGCCGACGACGCATTAGTCGAACTCGCGCCCGAGTTCGACTTCGTCGTCACGAACGACGCGCCCCTCCGGGACCGTCTGCTCGACGCTGGCGTTCCGGTAATTCATATAAGGGGCGGGAACAAACTCGCAATCACTCAACCATAG
- a CDS encoding arylsulfotransferase family protein yields the protein MQTPSRRQILAVGAILLCCLPLLASPLTAQSGGHGSSQNPCAGTMVTPANGTTVIAVQGYSWLENGGKEPAKLVGVGPKGEVKWVHHTAEHGMIWGYDVDPMENGNLFVTGTARGKTVVYEFNPRTQEHVWEESLPIHDTHDIDLINNGTQLLVANMRASNPETGKANDSIFVYDLEKDEIVWRWFFRSEYPKSVGGNYSKDWTHVNDVDKIGDGLYLASPRNFDQAIVVNRSTNDVEMKLGSYGDKDILDKQHNPDYLESKDGNPTFLVADSENERIVEYEKQGDDWELTWELGKQGDFRWPRDADRLSNGNTLIGDSKNQRVLEVTPKGEVVWEFYAPWLVYDVARLPDERAKSPTMADRNVTGSYGISGDTAKYDAETMKQCHSYLQSIDGWADGQQPETGTGSNDSGVQDDDERNDGSLGGQNGGGSVSDPGASLPGFDFVVGAVGLLLAVAVLVRRS from the coding sequence ATGCAGACGCCTTCTCGACGGCAGATACTCGCCGTCGGTGCGATACTCCTGTGCTGTCTTCCCCTGTTGGCCTCGCCACTTACCGCCCAATCGGGTGGGCACGGAAGTTCCCAAAATCCCTGTGCCGGGACGATGGTAACCCCGGCGAACGGAACGACCGTTATCGCCGTGCAAGGCTACTCGTGGCTCGAAAACGGCGGCAAAGAACCCGCGAAACTCGTCGGCGTCGGGCCGAAGGGAGAGGTAAAGTGGGTTCACCACACCGCAGAACACGGCATGATTTGGGGCTACGACGTCGATCCCATGGAAAACGGAAACCTCTTCGTTACCGGAACGGCGAGGGGAAAAACCGTCGTTTACGAGTTCAACCCGCGGACGCAAGAACACGTCTGGGAGGAGTCGCTTCCCATCCACGACACCCACGACATCGACCTCATCAACAACGGCACGCAGCTCCTCGTCGCCAACATGCGTGCCTCAAATCCGGAGACTGGAAAAGCAAACGACAGTATCTTCGTCTACGACTTGGAGAAAGACGAAATCGTCTGGCGCTGGTTCTTCAGGAGCGAGTATCCCAAATCCGTCGGCGGCAACTATTCGAAGGACTGGACGCACGTGAACGACGTGGACAAAATCGGCGACGGACTGTATCTGGCCTCGCCGCGCAACTTCGACCAAGCCATCGTCGTCAATCGCTCCACGAACGACGTCGAAATGAAACTCGGTTCGTACGGCGACAAAGATATTCTCGACAAGCAGCACAACCCCGACTATTTGGAAAGTAAAGACGGCAATCCGACGTTCCTCGTCGCTGACTCCGAGAACGAGCGCATCGTCGAGTACGAAAAGCAGGGCGACGACTGGGAACTGACGTGGGAACTCGGCAAGCAGGGTGACTTCAGGTGGCCCCGCGACGCCGACCGCCTCTCGAACGGCAACACGCTCATCGGCGACTCGAAAAACCAGCGCGTCCTCGAAGTGACGCCGAAAGGTGAGGTCGTCTGGGAGTTCTACGCACCGTGGCTCGTCTACGACGTGGCACGCCTTCCCGACGAACGCGCCAAAAGTCCGACCATGGCCGACCGAAACGTGACCGGTAGTTACGGAATCAGCGGCGATACGGCGAAGTACGACGCGGAAACGATGAAGCAGTGTCATTCTTACCTCCAGTCCATCGACGGCTGGGCGGACGGCCAGCAACCCGAAACTGGAACCGGGTCGAACGATTCGGGCGTACAGGACGATGACGAACGGAACGACGGAAGCCTCGGCGGACAGAATGGCGGCGGATCCGTCAGCGACCCGGGCGCGTCGCTCCCCGGATTCGACTTCGTTGTCGGCGCTGTTGGCTTGCTACTCGCCGTCGCCGTTCTCGTCCGACGAAGTTAG
- a CDS encoding DUF7504 family protein, whose product MGSDRLGDDVAVEFSQILHQLKHHGCNLLLVGSVPDSVLSCASRKFFGDPEERRFRIVALSGSSRTTVEKRLPTVASADETVIITHATELSDAEFSSSVHVEAGVPKLSNAVSSAITSIETEDDLEPGELRVGLDSLESLLERYCPDLVHQFLGVVTEQIRDANGMGHFVFPRDYDHELVTDLAPLFDGVVEYRVDRGGQERWHFPASDIRSPWLPL is encoded by the coding sequence ATGGGTAGCGACCGCCTCGGTGATGACGTGGCTGTGGAGTTCTCTCAAATCCTCCACCAGTTGAAACACCACGGTTGCAATCTCCTCCTCGTCGGCTCGGTTCCGGATTCGGTGTTGTCATGCGCCAGTCGCAAGTTCTTCGGCGACCCCGAGGAACGTCGATTTCGCATCGTCGCCCTCTCCGGGTCGTCTCGAACCACGGTCGAGAAACGACTGCCGACGGTCGCCTCGGCCGACGAAACTGTGATCATCACACACGCAACGGAATTATCGGATGCCGAGTTTTCGTCGTCGGTTCACGTCGAAGCGGGGGTTCCGAAGCTCTCGAACGCCGTTTCGTCCGCTATTACTTCGATCGAAACGGAAGACGATCTCGAACCGGGTGAACTCCGAGTCGGGCTCGATTCGCTCGAATCGCTACTCGAACGGTACTGCCCGGATCTCGTTCACCAGTTTCTCGGCGTCGTCACCGAACAGATTCGCGATGCGAACGGAATGGGCCATTTCGTCTTCCCACGGGACTACGACCACGAACTGGTGACCGACCTCGCACCGTTGTTCGACGGGGTTGTCGAATATCGGGTTGATAGGGGCGGGCAGGAACGGTGGCACTTCCCGGCTTCCGACATCCGTTCTCCGTGGCTTCCGCTGTAG
- a CDS encoding translation initiation factor IF-2 subunit gamma gives MTGTHNQPEVNIGLVGHVDHGKTTLVQALSGEWTDQHSEEMKRGISIRLGYADATFRQCPGVDAPECYTVDETCPDGSDSEPIRTVSFVDAPGHETLMATMLSGASLMDGAVLVVSATETVPQAQTEEHLMALDIIGIENIVIAQNKIDLVDRDRVERNYEQIQEFVEGTVAEDAPVVPISAQQEVNIDLLMQAIEEEIPTPERDPEDDPQMYVARSFDINRPGTTWDKLTGGVLGGSLVQGKLTDGDELELRPGREIDEGGQTHWEPIETDVRSLQAGGEMVDEVTPGGLLGVGTGLDPSYTKGDALAGQVAGTPGSLPPTWEQFTMKIDLLDRLVGLDDEEIDEISTGEPLMLTVGTATTVGSVTSARDGECEVALKRPVCAPEGAKIAINRRIGARWRLIGIGTLTTN, from the coding sequence TTGACAGGAACACACAACCAACCGGAGGTGAACATCGGACTCGTCGGCCACGTCGATCACGGGAAAACGACTCTCGTGCAGGCGCTATCCGGCGAATGGACCGACCAGCACTCCGAAGAGATGAAACGGGGCATCTCGATTCGACTCGGCTACGCCGACGCGACGTTCCGGCAGTGTCCGGGCGTGGACGCGCCGGAATGCTACACCGTCGATGAGACGTGCCCTGATGGTTCGGACAGCGAACCGATTCGTACAGTTTCGTTCGTGGACGCACCCGGCCACGAAACGCTCATGGCGACGATGCTCTCGGGCGCATCGCTGATGGACGGCGCAGTGCTCGTCGTCTCGGCCACGGAAACCGTTCCGCAGGCCCAGACCGAAGAGCACCTGATGGCGCTCGACATCATCGGTATCGAGAACATCGTCATCGCACAGAACAAAATCGACTTGGTCGACCGCGACCGCGTGGAGCGCAACTACGAACAGATTCAGGAGTTCGTAGAAGGCACCGTCGCGGAAGACGCACCGGTCGTCCCGATCAGCGCCCAGCAGGAAGTCAACATCGACCTGCTGATGCAGGCTATCGAGGAGGAGATCCCGACACCGGAGCGCGACCCGGAAGACGACCCACAGATGTACGTCGCCCGCAGTTTCGATATCAATCGGCCCGGAACGACGTGGGACAAACTCACCGGTGGCGTCCTCGGCGGCAGCCTCGTGCAGGGGAAACTCACTGACGGTGACGAACTCGAACTTCGTCCTGGCCGCGAAATCGACGAAGGTGGACAGACCCATTGGGAACCCATCGAGACCGACGTTCGCTCGCTGCAGGCGGGCGGCGAAATGGTGGACGAGGTCACCCCCGGTGGGCTGCTCGGTGTCGGAACCGGACTCGACCCGAGTTACACGAAAGGTGATGCGCTGGCCGGTCAGGTCGCCGGAACGCCCGGTAGCCTTCCCCCGACGTGGGAGCAGTTCACGATGAAAATCGACCTGCTCGACCGTCTCGTCGGCTTGGATGACGAGGAAATCGACGAAATCAGCACGGGCGAACCACTCATGCTGACCGTCGGCACGGCGACGACCGTCGGTTCTGTCACCAGTGCGCGCGACGGCGAGTGTGAAGTCGCACTCAAACGTCCTGTCTGCGCACCGGAAGGCGCAAAAATCGCCATCAATCGGCGTATCGGCGCCCGTTGGCGACTCATCGGAATCGGAACGCTCACTACCAACTGA
- the spt4 gene encoding transcription elongation factor subunit Spt4 translates to MASNRLACRDCHAVLDADEEICSVCNSTSLTEDWSGYVVIAHPEESEIGQEMQVTEPGSYALKVR, encoded by the coding sequence ATGGCCAGTAACCGACTCGCCTGTCGCGACTGTCACGCCGTTCTGGACGCGGACGAGGAAATCTGTTCGGTGTGCAATTCGACCAGTCTCACGGAAGACTGGAGCGGCTACGTCGTCATCGCCCATCCCGAGGAGAGCGAGATCGGGCAGGAGATGCAAGTCACGGAGCCGGGAAGCTACGCACTGAAGGTCAGATAG
- a CDS encoding DUF5787 family protein translates to MREFPFELALCAHLEATTNDVLARQIGGGVHSPSNRIIDVLCVEPGPAFDARTKLTSERIPDAAIECSVGVGQARYWRTAFDTSPEYAREVVDRAVEIGFFERERSGGREYVRQVARYPDWFGRLIGIENKPDLADPGDLETQLRKDVSLGLVDEVVLATESYVTRAHLNRIPDEVGVWRFEGEEIEIVREPTPLRTDEVGTELIEQHAGKTDVRIVNADEKARQRRRMAERAYGKGWRTYEFPGCEEIEPRDGGLPYCHWKGRVVNPTRCGAGCPGYDPADPPDIDLDSKRESRTPWVADPVGRKRRQSGLDAFRTEE, encoded by the coding sequence GTGCGAGAGTTCCCGTTCGAGCTGGCGCTGTGTGCTCATCTCGAAGCGACGACCAACGACGTTCTCGCGCGACAAATCGGCGGGGGTGTCCACTCCCCCTCGAATCGAATCATCGACGTTCTATGTGTCGAGCCCGGACCGGCGTTCGACGCCCGCACGAAGCTGACGAGCGAGCGGATTCCCGACGCCGCAATCGAATGCAGCGTCGGCGTCGGGCAGGCGCGCTACTGGCGGACCGCCTTCGATACGTCGCCCGAGTACGCCCGCGAGGTCGTGGACCGAGCGGTCGAAATCGGGTTTTTCGAACGAGAGCGCAGCGGTGGCAGGGAGTACGTCCGGCAGGTCGCGCGCTATCCGGACTGGTTTGGGCGACTCATCGGTATCGAAAACAAACCCGATCTGGCCGACCCCGGCGACCTCGAAACGCAACTCCGCAAGGACGTGAGCCTCGGCCTCGTGGACGAAGTCGTGTTGGCGACGGAGAGTTACGTTACTCGCGCGCACTTGAACCGCATCCCAGACGAGGTCGGAGTCTGGCGATTCGAGGGCGAGGAAATCGAAATCGTTCGCGAACCGACGCCGCTTCGCACCGACGAGGTCGGAACCGAACTCATCGAACAACACGCGGGGAAAACGGACGTTCGTATCGTGAACGCGGACGAAAAGGCCCGTCAACGTCGGCGAATGGCCGAGCGCGCCTACGGCAAAGGGTGGCGAACCTACGAGTTCCCGGGGTGTGAAGAAATCGAACCACGGGACGGTGGACTTCCGTACTGCCACTGGAAAGGCCGAGTCGTGAACCCGACGCGTTGCGGAGCGGGTTGTCCCGGATACGACCCTGCCGACCCGCCCGATATCGACCTCGATTCGAAACGCGAGTCCCGGACGCCGTGGGTTGCCGACCCGGTGGGACGGAAACGACGGCAGTCCGGACTGGACGCGTTTCGAACGGAAGAGTGA
- a CDS encoding ATP-binding protein, translating into MNSGALDVIEFLLTARIYSENQDLDENDLPPAIRQVFWHDGTIERPLQTSVETAREATGLDQPWDAISDLMFTDRDTFSGSIELTQREMAEEWFVERDEERIERNPTLAYALSDYDGVDVEYEAVRDENRPVQSDRAWIDSLLEQHFDPDEEDEDGESMLDLVDIHAPEEVELTLDDLVLTEDQEAEIHKIVKAIEHREYLAEIGLREIGKLLFVGPPGTGKTSTARALGYDLDLPFVEVKLSMITSQYLGETAKNVEKVFEVAKRLSPCILFMDEFDFVAKTRRSDEHAAIKRAVNTLLKSIDNISLIQDDVLLIGATNHPDQLDAAAWRRFDEIMNFPKPDVQMRSDILRVITRRMKINDFDPDELASKTQGLTGSDLRLVLREAVLEALTENRTELMQDDLLHAIEDFEERDNLKDMDMIDGDHDALVAGGDISGHSHDH; encoded by the coding sequence ATGAACAGCGGGGCGCTGGACGTAATCGAGTTCTTGCTTACCGCACGCATCTACAGCGAGAACCAAGACCTCGACGAAAACGACTTACCACCTGCCATTCGGCAGGTATTTTGGCACGATGGCACGATAGAGCGACCGCTACAAACATCGGTCGAGACGGCGCGCGAGGCTACCGGTCTCGACCAACCGTGGGACGCGATTTCCGATTTGATGTTCACCGACCGGGATACGTTCTCGGGGAGCATCGAGCTGACCCAGCGGGAGATGGCCGAGGAGTGGTTCGTGGAACGTGACGAGGAACGAATCGAACGAAACCCGACGTTGGCGTACGCGCTTTCGGACTACGACGGCGTCGATGTGGAGTACGAGGCCGTGCGTGACGAGAATCGCCCGGTGCAGTCCGACCGAGCGTGGATAGATAGCCTGCTCGAGCAGCATTTCGACCCCGACGAGGAGGACGAAGACGGCGAGAGCATGCTCGACCTCGTGGACATCCACGCGCCTGAGGAAGTCGAACTGACGCTCGACGACCTCGTGCTCACCGAGGATCAGGAGGCCGAAATTCACAAAATCGTCAAGGCAATCGAGCACCGTGAATATCTCGCCGAAATCGGGCTCCGAGAAATCGGAAAACTCCTGTTCGTCGGCCCACCGGGAACCGGAAAGACCTCCACGGCGCGAGCGCTCGGCTACGATTTGGACCTTCCGTTCGTCGAGGTGAAACTCTCGATGATAACCAGCCAGTATCTCGGCGAGACGGCGAAAAACGTCGAGAAGGTGTTCGAGGTGGCGAAGCGACTCTCGCCCTGCATCCTCTTCATGGACGAGTTCGACTTCGTGGCCAAGACGCGTCGAAGCGACGAACACGCCGCCATCAAACGCGCCGTCAACACCCTCTTGAAATCCATCGACAACATCTCGTTGATTCAGGATGACGTGCTCCTCATCGGCGCGACGAACCATCCGGACCAACTCGACGCGGCGGCGTGGCGCCGTTTCGACGAAATCATGAACTTCCCGAAACCGGACGTGCAGATGCGTTCGGACATCCTTCGGGTCATCACTCGCCGGATGAAAATCAACGACTTCGACCCCGACGAACTGGCGTCGAAGACGCAGGGGCTCACCGGGAGCGACCTCCGTCTCGTCCTCCGCGAAGCGGTGCTCGAAGCCCTGACCGAAAACCGTACCGAGCTCATGCAAGACGACTTGCTCCACGCCATCGAGGATTTCGAGGAGCGAGACAACCTGAAGGATATGGACATGATCGATGGCGATCACGATGCGCTGGTTGCGGGCGGGGATATAAGTGGTCACTCACACGACCACTGA